The genomic interval GGGGCAAACAGCGCGCGACAATAACGGTCTCAGTGCATCAAAATCGATGCTTATCAACGCGGCGGAGATGTCGGTTCCCTACCGCAATTCACACGCGAATCGCAACCGGTTTTCGCGTCCCAAGGACCAGGATCGTGACCGCGATGCCCACCGCGACAGAGGCCCCCGCGAGCCATGTCGCGGGAATATGCTGCTCTGTTCCGGTTCCAATTCCCCATGCGGACAATTCTTTGACATAGTTCTGCATCAGCAGAATCAAGGAATTGTGAACCGTGTGCAACAGCATGCCAGGTATCACACTTCCGGTCCGGTAACAGACCCAACCGAGAACGATTCCCAGAAAACAGGTCGGCGCAAACCGCTCGAACGATAACGTTGCCATCACGTGAAACAGTCCAAACAGACAACTCGAAAGAATGATGGCGAGCGCCGTCGACATCCCCGTCCGGAGCGCCGTCATCAGGTAGCCTCGGAAGAACAGTTCTTCGCAGATCGCGGGAATCAAAGCGAGTGCGAGCAATTTCATGGGCAACGAGACCGCGTTCAAGCTCGCGCTCACCCGCTCGAACAGCTCTTTGAAGGCCTCGCTGTGCTCAATCGAAGTGGACTGGAAGCGAGCCAATTCGATCGCGAACGGCCAAAGCGACAATCCGAACAGGCAGGCCGCCAGAAAACTCGCGACAGTTGCCTTGCGAAGGTTGAACCCTTTCAACAGATCGACAGAATTCCAGTACGACACCACCACTGGAAAGAACGCAAACAGCACGATCGTAATTAGCGCATTTCCAACCAGCCGGCCAATTACCGAATCTCCCGACAATCGACCTGGAAGCCCACTCAAGATCAAGAAAGCGGGGAATAAGACCGCCAGGCAAATCATCGCTTGAGAAAGCGTTGCCGCGAATCGACGTGACGTCGGACGTCTCACTAAATCCGACCAGCTTCCCTCACTGCCATACAGGACCGCATCGGTGCCGAAGATTTTCGCGGCCATAGCGAGCGCCACCGCCGAATACAAGACTGTCGACAGCAGAGCGGACACGACCCAGACGGCCTGAGCGCGTCCGTCAACAATATCACGAGCCAAGATCACGATATTGACCAAGGGAGTGACTGACATCCAACCGGTCATCTCGATCCCAGGTAGCAGGCAAAGCACGCCGGGAGCCAGCGAAACCAACATGACTGGAATCAGGTACGCCTGCGCTTCTTTGAAACTGCGTGCGAAACTCGTCAGGATCAAAATCACTGCCGCAAAGAAACCCGCAAACACCACCAGCAGCCCCAGCATTAGCACGAGCATCCGAAAGTTGATACCGCCAGGCCCGAAAAGCAGTGTTTCCATCCGGTTGGCATAGGCGGTGACGACCATTGACGTCAAATTCGCAATCGCGGTCAGCATTGCCACCGACAAGACGGCCAGATACTTTGCAAACAGAAGTTCGTGACGGGGGACGGGCGCCGAAATCAACGCTTCAAGCGTCCCTCGTTCGCGTTCACCGGCCGTCAGGTCGATCGCTGGATAGACGGCCCCTGTGACCGTCATCAAGATCAGAATCAATGGGATCAAGGTCGCCATCGAAAACGGCACACCGGAATCAGTCGACGCCACGGTTTTAGACTGAAACGCAATCGGAACCGCCAGGGACGGGTCAATCGAACTCAGTTTGCGCGAGAGAATCCTGTCGCTCAGTAAACGCAGTCGGTCTTCAAATGCACGGCGTGCATCGAGACTGAATGGAGACCCGGCTCTGTATGAGAGGTCAAATTCATAAGGACCATCATCTTGCCCCGCTTTGAGACGAACCCCCAGATCGTTCGAACGATCCGCCACAAATTGATCGACGTCGACAACGGC from Schlesneria paludicola DSM 18645 carries:
- a CDS encoding ABC transporter permease subunit/CPBP intramembrane protease, encoding MSGESGVTHRVGPWASLRWWRMTLKELREILRDRRTILTLVGMPLLIYPLLGVTFQKLLVTQATSKTKTEYRVGVATVHDARILRQLFEQSKPLIARQMGFEHTEDYEPKGTPEDPIWEFMVSDNPNAVVDVDQFVADRSNDLGVRLKAGQDDGPYEFDLSYRAGSPFSLDARRAFEDRLRLLSDRILSRKLSSIDPSLAVPIAFQSKTVASTDSGVPFSMATLIPLILILMTVTGAVYPAIDLTAGERERGTLEALISAPVPRHELLFAKYLAVLSVAMLTAIANLTSMVVTAYANRMETLLFGPGGINFRMLVLMLGLLVVFAGFFAAVILILTSFARSFKEAQAYLIPVMLVSLAPGVLCLLPGIEMTGWMSVTPLVNIVILARDIVDGRAQAVWVVSALLSTVLYSAVALAMAAKIFGTDAVLYGSEGSWSDLVRRPTSRRFAATLSQAMICLAVLFPAFLILSGLPGRLSGDSVIGRLVGNALITIVLFAFFPVVVSYWNSVDLLKGFNLRKATVASFLAACLFGLSLWPFAIELARFQSTSIEHSEAFKELFERVSASLNAVSLPMKLLALALIPAICEELFFRGYLMTALRTGMSTALAIILSSCLFGLFHVMATLSFERFAPTCFLGIVLGWVCYRTGSVIPGMLLHTVHNSLILLMQNYVKELSAWGIGTGTEQHIPATWLAGASVAVGIAVTILVLGTRKPVAIRV